A single genomic interval of Juglans regia cultivar Chandler chromosome 1, Walnut 2.0, whole genome shotgun sequence harbors:
- the LOC118348520 gene encoding uncharacterized protein LOC118348520: MAPLLTRMLLSRMQEGQDMLNEESSWQDSMQPCNSVKTWQAPPSNWIKVNWDSAVDKTEGFIRVGVVVRDNAGHTIATKRTKKHLFPDPALAEAYGALIAVQFGLELGLSQVIIEGDSLQVINALKREEERCNSASMFVEEAKHLLNFFAKWEVSYVRRNGNYIAHLLAKNTLSIYDHVVTLGVLPTCIQVV, encoded by the coding sequence ATGGCTCCTTTGCTCACCCGAATGCTATTATCAAGGATGCAAGAAGGACAAGATATGCTAAATGAGGAGAGCTCCTGGCAGGACAGTATGCAGCCTTGCAACTCAGTCAAGACTTGGCAGGCCCCTCCATCAAACTGGATCAAAGTGAACTGGGATAGTGCAGTAGACAAGACAGAAGGTTTTATTAGAGTGGGAGTGGTTGTTAGGGACAATGCAGGACATACCATTGCTACAAAGAGAACCAAGAAGCATCTCTTCCCTGATCCAGCACTTGCAGAAGCCTATGGAGCCCTCATTGCAGTCCAGTTTGGTTTGGAACTTGGGCTATCTCAAGTGATCATTGAAGGGGACTCTCTGCAAGTCATTAATGCTCTCAaaagggaggaagagaggtgtaACAGTGCTAGTATGTTTGTTGAGGAGGCTAAAcatcttcttaatttttttgcCAAGTGGGAGGTTTCTTATGTTAGGAGAAATGGCAATTATATTGCCCACTTGTTAGCAAAAAATACTCTTTCCATCTATGATCATGTTGTAACATTGGGGGTCCTCCCTACTTGTATTCAGGTGGTTTAA
- the LOC108996700 gene encoding F-box/kelch-repeat protein At3g23880-like — protein MEEEEEEEEGKVMSDFLPNEVVIEILARLPVKTVARCRRVCKKWCSVISGNSFITTHINRSLSTSRDNSKSSSLRLFQSIKTKSISEVITRHYEHISMCSDDESFGNNNNFIKVKSCPLFCGCGISNYSNIVGFCKGVVCRAFDRHFYANSYVLWNPSIDRALGLPQPNIARGIPYYEVKNSHGFGYDPSSNDFKLVRLVYLERHYIDSQPLVEIYTLNSGCWRAIDSPPQSYIVKKNRLSTFVNGASHWLAHTPLDAAAGTTFRNVILAFDMGKEVFHEIEVPSCFVRESHLNMTVGVRDGLLCLVPHNYKRGEKQYISVWIMNHYGIGESWSKLFDIDISQRLQTVVAFRKNGEVLITDKDGELLSYEPNTQQVTHLGFHRRSSSDSERWETYYGESAFFMEAYSESLVLLNIPNAVSERKEEKVDQHLQNC, from the coding sequence atggaagaagaagaagaagaagaagaaggaaaagtaaTGTCAGATTTTCTACCAAACGAAGTTGTAATCGAAATTCTCGCAAGACTCCCAGTGAAGACAGTGGCGAGGTGCAGGCGCGTTTGCAAAAAGTGGTGTTCTGTGATCTCCGGCAATTCCTTCATCACCACCCACATCAATCGATCTCTCTCTACAAGCCGTGACAACAGTAAGAGCAGCAGCCTGCGTCTCTTTCAgtccataaaaacaaaaagcattAGTGAAGTGATTACTAGACACTACGAGCACATTAGTATGTGTTCGGATGACGAATCATttggaaataataataatttcatcaaGGTGAAATCTTGTCCACTTTTCTGCGGTTGTGGTATCAGTAATTATTCCAACATCGTGGGTTTTTGCAAAGGGGTAGTCTGTCGGGCTTTTGATCGTCATTTTTACGCCAATAGTTATGTTCTATGGAACCCTTCCATTGATCGAGCTCTTGGACTTCCACAGCCTAATATTGCTAGAGGGATTCCATATTATGAAGTGAAGAACTCCCACGGATTTGGCTACGATCCTTCTAGTAATGATTTTAAGCTGGTCAGACTTGTATATCTGGAAAGGCATTACATCGACTCTCAACCGCTGGTTGAGATCTACACTCTTAACTCTGGCTGCTGGCGTGCCATTGATTCTCCTCCTCAATCATATATTGTCAAGAAGAATCGCTTATCTACTTTCGTAAATGGGGCATCGCACTGGCTCGCGCACACTCCACTCGATGCTGCGGCGGGCACCACCTTCCGAAATGTCATACTTGCATTTGATATGGGTAAAGAGGTTTTTCATGAGATTGAAGTGCCCAGCTGCTTTGTTCGGGAGTCTCATTTGAACATGACTGTTGGGGTACGTGACGGATTACTTTGCCTAGTCCCGCATAATTATAAACGAGGGGAGAAACAGTATATTTCTGTATGGATCATGAACCACTATGGTATTGGAGAATCTTGGAGCAAGCTATTCGATATTGATATTAGTCAACGACTACAGACGGTGGTAGCCTTCAGGAAGAACGGGGAAGTTCTAATTACCGACAAAGATGGGGAGCTTCTTTCTTACGAACCGAACACGCAACAAGTAACTCATCTGGGATTCCATAGACGTTCTTCATCCGACTCGGAGAGATGGGAGACATATTATGGCGAGAGTGCCTTTTTCATGGAGGCATACTCAGAGAGCCTTGTTCTACTAAACATACCAAATGCTGTCTCGGAACGAAAGGAAGAAAAGGTAGATCAGCACTTGCAAAATTGTTAG